A section of the Oncorhynchus tshawytscha isolate Ot180627B linkage group LG09, Otsh_v2.0, whole genome shotgun sequence genome encodes:
- the rpl3 gene encoding 60S ribosomal protein L3, translated as MSHRKFSAPRHGSLGFLPRKRSRRHRGKVKSFPKDDPSKPVHLTAFLGYKAGMTHIVREVDRPGSKVNKKEVVEAVTIVETPPMVVVGVVGYVETPRGLRSFKTIFAEHISDECKRRFYRNWYKSKKKAFTKYCKKWQDDEGKKQLEKDFASMKKYCQVVRIIAHTQMRLLPLRQKKSHLMEVQLNGGSISDKVDWAREKLEQSIPITNVFTQDEMIDVIGVTKGHGYKGVTSRWHTKKLPRKTHRGLRKVACIGAWHPSRVAFSVARAGQKGYHHRTEINKKIYKIGQGYHTKDGKLVKNNAATEYDLSNKSITPLGGFVHYGEVTNDFVMLKGCTIGVKKRVLTLRKSLLVQSSRRATEKIDLKFIDTTSKFGHGRFQTVEEKKAFMGPLKKDRIAKEETA; from the exons ATG TCCCACCGTAAATTTTCGGCTCCTCGCCATGGATCCTTGGGCTTCCTGCCCCGTAAGAGGAGCAGACGTCACCGTGGTAAAGTGAAGAGTTTCCCCAAGGATGACCCCAGCAAGCCAGTCCACTTGACTGCCTTCCTTGGCTACAAGGCTGGCATGACTCACATCGTGCGTGAAGTCGACAGACCTGGCTCAA AGGTGAACAAGAAGGAAGTGGTTGAGGCTGTGACCATTGTGGAGACTCCTCCCATGGTTGTGGTGGGTGTTGTGGGCTATGTCGAGACACCCCGTGGCCTGCGTTCCTTCAAGACCATCTTCGCTGAGCACATCAGTGATGAGTGCAAGCGTCGTTTCTACAGGAACTG GTACAAGTCCAAGAAGAAGGCCTTCACAAAGTACTGCAAGAAGTGGCAGGATGATGAGGGCAAGAAGCAGCTGGAGAAGGACTTCGCCTCCATGAAGAAGTACTGCCAGGTCGTCCGCATCATCGCCCACACGCAG ATGAGGCTTCTGCCCCTGAGGCAGAAGAAGTCCCACCTGATGGAGGTGCAGCTCAATGGAGGCTCCATATCTGACAAGGTGGACTGGGCCCGTGAGAAGCTGGAGCAGTCTATCCCCATCACCAATGTCTTTACCCAGGATGAGATGATCGATGTCATCGGTGTCACAAAGGGTCACGGATACAAAG GTGTCACCAGCCGTTGGCACACAAAGAAGCTCCCCCGTAAGACCCATCGTGGTCTGCGTAAGGTGGCCTGTATCGGTGCCTGGCATCCCTCCCGTGTGGCCTTCTCCGTGGCCCGCGCTGGTCAGAAGGGCTACCACCACCGCACAGAGATCAACAAGAAAATATACAAGATCGGCCAGGGCTACCACACCAAGGACGGCAAGCTGGTGAAGAACAACGCCGCCACTGAGTACGATCTGTCCAACAAAAGCATCACCCCTTTGGGTGGCTTCGTCCACTACGGAGAGGTGACCAATGACTTTGTCATGCTGAAGGGCTGCACAATTGGAGTTAAGAAGAGGGTGCTAACCCTGCGTAAG TCTCTGTTGGTGCAGTCGAGCCGTCGTGCCACGGAGAAGATCGACCTGAAGTTCATCGACACCACCTCCAAGTTTGGCCACGGCCGCTTCCAGACAGTGGAGGAAAAGAAGGCGTTCATG GGACCACTCAAGAAGGACCGCATTGCCAAGGAAGAGACTGCCTAA
- the slc25a39 gene encoding solute carrier family 25 member 39 isoform X1, whose amino-acid sequence MGERPVVTPSAGITPVQQMLASGTGALLTSVFVTPLDVVKIRLQAQQTPFYQALAADSASWSGVIRPSKWKCFLYCNGLMDHIYVCQYGASCTSWYKTPTHFSGTLDAFVKITRNEGVRSLWSGLPPTLVMAVPATVIYFTCYDQLRDLLRYGMGFQGNYIPLVAGGLARLGAVSVISPLELVRTKMQSRKLTYSELRVCIRSSVAQDGWLSLWRGWGSTVLRDVPFSALYWFNYELVKAQLCDQYNVSQATFSISFTAGAISGAVAAIVTLPFDVVKTRRQIQLGEMETLGVPVKNHTSTWHIMRGIWAESGYRGLFAGFLPRVIKVAPACAVMISTYEFGKIFFQKMNLDREQQAC is encoded by the exons ATGGGGGAGCGGCCTGTTGTTACCCCCTCAGCTGGGATCACTCCAGTGCAGCAGATGCTGGCCTCTGGCACTGGGGCGCTGCTCACATCAGTATTCG tCACACCACTGGATGTGGTGAAGataaggctgcaggcccagcaAACACCATTCTATCAAG CTTTAGCTGCTGACTCTGCTTCATGGAGTGGTGTAATCCGCCCCTCCAAAT GGAAGTGCTTCCTGTATTGTAATGGCCTGATGGATCACATCTATGTGTGTCAGTATGGGGCCAGCTGCACCAGTTGGTACAAAACACCAACCCACTTCAGTGGCACCCTG GATGCTTTTGTGAAGATCACGCGCAACGAGGGGGTCAGGTCTCTGTGGAGCGGGCTGCCTCCCACACT GGTGATGGCGGTGCCTGCCACGGTCATCTACTTCACCTGCTATGACCAGCTCAGAGACTTACTGCGCTACGGCATGGGGTTCCAAGGCAACTACATCCCCCTGGTGGCTGGGGGTCTCGCTAGAC TGGGAGCAGTGAGTGTGATCAGCCCATTAGAGCTGGTGCGTACCAAGATGCAGTCCCGGAAGCTGACCTACAGCGAGCTGAGGGTGTGTATCCGCTCTAGTGTTGCCCAGGATGGCTGGCTGTCCCTGTGGAGGGGTTGGGGATCCACCGTCCTACGAGACGTCCCCTTCTCAG CCCTGTACTGGTTCAACTATGAGCTGGTGAAGGCCCAGCTGTGTGATCAGTACAATGTGTCTCAGGCCACCTTCTCCATCAGCTTCACAGCAGGGGCCATCTCTGGAGCT GTGGCTGCCATCGTGACCCTACCTTTTGACGTGGTGAAGACACGAAGACAGATCCaactgggagagatggagacactgGGAG TCCCTGTGAAGAATCACACATCCACATGGCATATCATGAGGGGAATTTGGGCTGAATCGGGATACAGGGGGCTCTTTGCAG GTTTCCTACCCAGGGTGATCAAAGTTGCCCCAGCCTGTGCTGTCATGATCAGCACCTATGAGTTTGGGAAGATCTTCTTCCAGAAGATGAACCTTGACCGGGAGCAACAGGCCTGctga
- the slc25a39 gene encoding solute carrier family 25 member 39 isoform X2: protein MGERPVVTPSAGITPVQQMLASGTGALLTSVFVTPLDVVKIRLQAQQTPFYQGKCFLYCNGLMDHIYVCQYGASCTSWYKTPTHFSGTLDAFVKITRNEGVRSLWSGLPPTLVMAVPATVIYFTCYDQLRDLLRYGMGFQGNYIPLVAGGLARLGAVSVISPLELVRTKMQSRKLTYSELRVCIRSSVAQDGWLSLWRGWGSTVLRDVPFSALYWFNYELVKAQLCDQYNVSQATFSISFTAGAISGAVAAIVTLPFDVVKTRRQIQLGEMETLGVPVKNHTSTWHIMRGIWAESGYRGLFAGFLPRVIKVAPACAVMISTYEFGKIFFQKMNLDREQQAC from the exons ATGGGGGAGCGGCCTGTTGTTACCCCCTCAGCTGGGATCACTCCAGTGCAGCAGATGCTGGCCTCTGGCACTGGGGCGCTGCTCACATCAGTATTCG tCACACCACTGGATGTGGTGAAGataaggctgcaggcccagcaAACACCATTCTATCAAG GGAAGTGCTTCCTGTATTGTAATGGCCTGATGGATCACATCTATGTGTGTCAGTATGGGGCCAGCTGCACCAGTTGGTACAAAACACCAACCCACTTCAGTGGCACCCTG GATGCTTTTGTGAAGATCACGCGCAACGAGGGGGTCAGGTCTCTGTGGAGCGGGCTGCCTCCCACACT GGTGATGGCGGTGCCTGCCACGGTCATCTACTTCACCTGCTATGACCAGCTCAGAGACTTACTGCGCTACGGCATGGGGTTCCAAGGCAACTACATCCCCCTGGTGGCTGGGGGTCTCGCTAGAC TGGGAGCAGTGAGTGTGATCAGCCCATTAGAGCTGGTGCGTACCAAGATGCAGTCCCGGAAGCTGACCTACAGCGAGCTGAGGGTGTGTATCCGCTCTAGTGTTGCCCAGGATGGCTGGCTGTCCCTGTGGAGGGGTTGGGGATCCACCGTCCTACGAGACGTCCCCTTCTCAG CCCTGTACTGGTTCAACTATGAGCTGGTGAAGGCCCAGCTGTGTGATCAGTACAATGTGTCTCAGGCCACCTTCTCCATCAGCTTCACAGCAGGGGCCATCTCTGGAGCT GTGGCTGCCATCGTGACCCTACCTTTTGACGTGGTGAAGACACGAAGACAGATCCaactgggagagatggagacactgGGAG TCCCTGTGAAGAATCACACATCCACATGGCATATCATGAGGGGAATTTGGGCTGAATCGGGATACAGGGGGCTCTTTGCAG GTTTCCTACCCAGGGTGATCAAAGTTGCCCCAGCCTGTGCTGTCATGATCAGCACCTATGAGTTTGGGAAGATCTTCTTCCAGAAGATGAACCTTGACCGGGAGCAACAGGCCTGctga
- the LOC112237352 gene encoding progranulin-like isoform X1 produces the protein MQRYLVLCMALLAQVSADDCPGGEVCEEGNTCCKGPSDGYECCPMYQAECCEDHIHCCPEGTLCVVNESMCVNGTVSLPWVERVSAKQSIYAKSFRMISAYAGDEDDNICPDKSHCPEEFSCLKATTGYGCCPVAHAVPCSDGKHCCPEGHQCSTDCSSCIKQTEPVVAVMCSDRESECPEGTTCCETPDGSWGCCPMPKAVCCEDKIHCCPEGSTCDIKQSKCISTTNKEMPMWAKFPARKRAEWENQNEVAQVTTPIPDTTTSANRSPASLWEGTFPPFIRTGDVPCDESTACLDGTTCCKTQEGGWACCPLPQAVCCSDFIHCCPHGKKCNQAAQTCDDPSGSPSEPWLKKVPAVPLEGKLPGDVTCDPTNVCPDNTTCCKTASGGWACCPLPEAVCCEDHEHCCPHGTTCDLAGLTCDGPSGSEPMVGKVPALTTLAPDHEEAATDWQGVQMDDMELPTEDDKDVPCDETTACLDGTTCCKTQEGGWACCPLPQAVCCSDFIHCCPHGKKCNQAAQTCDDPSGSPSEPWLKKVPAVPREGKLPGDVTCDPTNVCPDNTTCCKTASGGWACCPLPEAVCCEDHEHCCPHGSTCDLATFTCDGPSGTEPMVVKVPALTTQAPDHEEAPADHQGVQMDDMELPTEDDDSEEDEELHRTQCDAHTSCPKDATCCFMKSTQKWGCCPLPQAVCCADGEHCCPKDYICDMSKTSCSKGGVVIPWYNKLAAEQDDSALTAPLSVKCDTQNRCPEGSSCCQLSTGQWGCCPLRKAVCCADEEHCCPQGYSCNMGSGTCQKLMFLQFQTVPLTRVSAPEPPTPQEKEIHCGGPFVCNNEETCCKVSATTWACCPVPNAVCCSDMKHCCTTGYTCGEGGSCTQSTGFKWDHWQVFFSNKKRALRV, from the exons atgCAGAGGTATCTGGTGCTCTGTATGGCCCTGCTGGCCCAGGTCTCTGCTGATGACTGCCCAGGCGGAGAGGTGTGTGAGGAGGGCAACACCTGCTGCAAGGGCCCCTCCGATGGCTATGAATGTTGCCCAATGTATCAG GCTGAGTGCTGTGAGGATCATATCCACTGCTGCCCTGAGGGAACACTGTGCGTTGTGAATGAGTCCATGTGTGTGAATGGAACTGTCTCCCTACCATGGGTGGAGAGAGTCTCTGCTAAACAGTCCATATACGCTAAA TCTTTCAGAATGATCAGTGCATATGCCGGGGATGAGGATGATAACATCTGCCCTGACAAGTCCCACTGCCCTGAAGAGTTCTCCTGTCTGAAGGCCACTACAGGCTATGGTTGCTGTCCTGTTGCTCAT GCTGTGCCTTGCTCTGATGGGAAACATTGCTGTCCTGAAGGCCACCAGTGCAGCACAGACTGCAGCTCCTGCATCAAACAGACAG AGCCTGTTGTTGCAGTGATGTGCAGTGACAGAGAGTCTGAGTGCCCAGAGGGAACCACATGCTGTGAGACTCCAGATGGGAGTTGGGGGTGCTGCCCCATGCCCAAG GCTGTGTGCTGTGAGGATAAGATTCACTGTTGTCCTGAGGGCAGCACCTGTGACATCAAGCAATCCAAGTGTATATCCACTACCAACAAGGAAATGCCCATGTGGGCTAAGTTCCCTGCCCGCAAGAGGGCAGAGTGGGAAAACCAGAATG AAGTTGCCCAGGTGACAACACCTATTCCAGACACTACCACCTCAGCCAATAGGAGTCCTGCTTCTCTTTGGGAGGGTACTTTTCCACCCTTCATTAGGACAGGAG ACGTTCCCTGTGATGAGTCAACGGCCTGTTTGGATGGAACCACATGTTGTAAAACACAGGAAGGAGGATGGGCATGCTGTCCTCTGCCACAG GCAGTTTGCTGCAGTGACTTCATCCACTGCTGCCCACATGGTAAGAAGTGCAACCAGGCTGCCCAGACGTGTGACGACCCCTCAGGCTCCCCCTCTGAGCCCTGGCTGAAGAAGGTTCCTGCCGTGCCTCTGGAGGGTAAATTGCCAGGAGATGTTACCTGTGACCCCACCAACGTGTGTCCCGACAACACCACCTGCTGCAAGACAGCGTCAGGAGGCTGGGCCTGCTGCCCCTTGCctgag gcTGTTTGCTGTGAGGACCACGAGCACTGCTGTCCCCATGGCACCACCTGTGACCTGGCTGGCCTCACCTGTGATGGTCCCTCGGGGTCGGAGCCCATGGTGGGGAAGGTGCCAGCTCTCACAACCCTGGCACCTGATCATGAAGAGGCAGCCACAGACTGGCAAGGGGTGCAGATGGATGACATGGAGCTGCCTACAGAGGATGACAAAG ACGTTCCCTGTGATGAGACAACGGCCTGTTTGGATGGAACCACATGTTGTAAAACACAGGAAGGAGGATGGGCATGCTGTCCTCTGCCACAG GCAGTTTGCTGCAGTGACTTCATCCACTGCTGCCCACATGGTAAGAAGTGCAACCAGGCTGCCCAGACGTGTGACGACCCCTCAGGCTCCCCCTCTGAGCCGTGGCTGAAGAAGGTTCCTGCCGTGCCTCGGGAGGGTAAATTGCCAGGAGATGTTACCTGTGACCCCACCAACGTGTGTCCCGACAACACCACCTGCTGCAAGACAGCGTCAGGAGGCTGGGCCTGCTGCCCCTTGCctgag GCTGTTTGCTGTGAGGACCACGAGCACTGTTGCCCCCATGGCAGCACCTGTGACCTGGCTACCTTCACATGTGATGGCCCCTCAGGGACAGAGCCCATGGTGGTGAAGGTGCCCGCCCTCACAACCCAGGCACCTGATCATGAGGAGGCACCCGCAGACCACCAGGGGGTGCAGATGGACGACATGGAGCTGCCTACAGAGGATGATGACAGTGAGGAAGACGAGGAGTTGCACAGGACACAGTGTGACGCCCACACCAGCTGCCCAAAGGACGCTACCTGCTGCTTTATGAAGTCCACCCAGAAATGGGGCTGCTGCCCACTGCCACAG GCAGTGTGCTGTGCTGATGGAGAGCACTGTTGTCCCAAAGACTACATATGTGATATGAGCAAGACTTCCTGCTCTAAGGGTGGGGTGGTGATCCCATGGTACAACAAGCTGGCAGCTGAGCAAGATGACAGTGCCCTCACTGCCCCCCTCTCTGTGAAGTGTGACACCCAGAACAGATGCCCTGAAGGCTCCAGCTGCTGCCAACTTTCCACAGGACAGTGGGGCTGCTGCCCCCTGCgcaag GCTGTGTGCTGTGCAGATGAGGAGCACTGCTGTCCACAGGGCTACAGCTGTAACATGGGCTCAGGGACTTGCCAAAAGCTCATGTTTCTTCAGTTCCAGACGGTACCCCTAACTCGGGTGTCTGCGCCTGAGCCCCCGACCCCACAGGAGAAGGAAATCCACTGTGGGGGGCCGTTTGTCTGCAATAATGAGGAGACATGCTGCAAGGTCTCCGCCACTACATGGGCCTGCTGTCCCGTTCCAAAT GCGGTGTGCTGCAGTGACATGAAGCACTGCTGCACTACAGGCTACACCTGTGGTGAGGGAGGGTCCTGCACCCAGTCCACTGGCTTCAAATGGGACCACTGGCAGGTGTTCTTCTCCAACAAGAAGAGAGCCCTGCGTGTGTGA
- the LOC112237352 gene encoding progranulin-like isoform X2, with the protein MQRYLVLCMALLAQVSADDCPGGEVCEEGNTCCKGPSDGYECCPMYQSFRMISAYAGDEDDNICPDKSHCPEEFSCLKATTGYGCCPVAHAVPCSDGKHCCPEGHQCSTDCSSCIKQTEPVVAVMCSDRESECPEGTTCCETPDGSWGCCPMPKAVCCEDKIHCCPEGSTCDIKQSKCISTTNKEMPMWAKFPARKRAEWENQNEVAQVTTPIPDTTTSANRSPASLWEGTFPPFIRTGDVPCDESTACLDGTTCCKTQEGGWACCPLPQAVCCSDFIHCCPHGKKCNQAAQTCDDPSGSPSEPWLKKVPAVPLEGKLPGDVTCDPTNVCPDNTTCCKTASGGWACCPLPEAVCCEDHEHCCPHGTTCDLAGLTCDGPSGSEPMVGKVPALTTLAPDHEEAATDWQGVQMDDMELPTEDDKDVPCDETTACLDGTTCCKTQEGGWACCPLPQAVCCSDFIHCCPHGKKCNQAAQTCDDPSGSPSEPWLKKVPAVPREGKLPGDVTCDPTNVCPDNTTCCKTASGGWACCPLPEAVCCEDHEHCCPHGSTCDLATFTCDGPSGTEPMVVKVPALTTQAPDHEEAPADHQGVQMDDMELPTEDDDSEEDEELHRTQCDAHTSCPKDATCCFMKSTQKWGCCPLPQAVCCADGEHCCPKDYICDMSKTSCSKGGVVIPWYNKLAAEQDDSALTAPLSVKCDTQNRCPEGSSCCQLSTGQWGCCPLRKAVCCADEEHCCPQGYSCNMGSGTCQKLMFLQFQTVPLTRVSAPEPPTPQEKEIHCGGPFVCNNEETCCKVSATTWACCPVPNAVCCSDMKHCCTTGYTCGEGGSCTQSTGFKWDHWQVFFSNKKRALRV; encoded by the exons atgCAGAGGTATCTGGTGCTCTGTATGGCCCTGCTGGCCCAGGTCTCTGCTGATGACTGCCCAGGCGGAGAGGTGTGTGAGGAGGGCAACACCTGCTGCAAGGGCCCCTCCGATGGCTATGAATGTTGCCCAATGTATCAG TCTTTCAGAATGATCAGTGCATATGCCGGGGATGAGGATGATAACATCTGCCCTGACAAGTCCCACTGCCCTGAAGAGTTCTCCTGTCTGAAGGCCACTACAGGCTATGGTTGCTGTCCTGTTGCTCAT GCTGTGCCTTGCTCTGATGGGAAACATTGCTGTCCTGAAGGCCACCAGTGCAGCACAGACTGCAGCTCCTGCATCAAACAGACAG AGCCTGTTGTTGCAGTGATGTGCAGTGACAGAGAGTCTGAGTGCCCAGAGGGAACCACATGCTGTGAGACTCCAGATGGGAGTTGGGGGTGCTGCCCCATGCCCAAG GCTGTGTGCTGTGAGGATAAGATTCACTGTTGTCCTGAGGGCAGCACCTGTGACATCAAGCAATCCAAGTGTATATCCACTACCAACAAGGAAATGCCCATGTGGGCTAAGTTCCCTGCCCGCAAGAGGGCAGAGTGGGAAAACCAGAATG AAGTTGCCCAGGTGACAACACCTATTCCAGACACTACCACCTCAGCCAATAGGAGTCCTGCTTCTCTTTGGGAGGGTACTTTTCCACCCTTCATTAGGACAGGAG ACGTTCCCTGTGATGAGTCAACGGCCTGTTTGGATGGAACCACATGTTGTAAAACACAGGAAGGAGGATGGGCATGCTGTCCTCTGCCACAG GCAGTTTGCTGCAGTGACTTCATCCACTGCTGCCCACATGGTAAGAAGTGCAACCAGGCTGCCCAGACGTGTGACGACCCCTCAGGCTCCCCCTCTGAGCCCTGGCTGAAGAAGGTTCCTGCCGTGCCTCTGGAGGGTAAATTGCCAGGAGATGTTACCTGTGACCCCACCAACGTGTGTCCCGACAACACCACCTGCTGCAAGACAGCGTCAGGAGGCTGGGCCTGCTGCCCCTTGCctgag gcTGTTTGCTGTGAGGACCACGAGCACTGCTGTCCCCATGGCACCACCTGTGACCTGGCTGGCCTCACCTGTGATGGTCCCTCGGGGTCGGAGCCCATGGTGGGGAAGGTGCCAGCTCTCACAACCCTGGCACCTGATCATGAAGAGGCAGCCACAGACTGGCAAGGGGTGCAGATGGATGACATGGAGCTGCCTACAGAGGATGACAAAG ACGTTCCCTGTGATGAGACAACGGCCTGTTTGGATGGAACCACATGTTGTAAAACACAGGAAGGAGGATGGGCATGCTGTCCTCTGCCACAG GCAGTTTGCTGCAGTGACTTCATCCACTGCTGCCCACATGGTAAGAAGTGCAACCAGGCTGCCCAGACGTGTGACGACCCCTCAGGCTCCCCCTCTGAGCCGTGGCTGAAGAAGGTTCCTGCCGTGCCTCGGGAGGGTAAATTGCCAGGAGATGTTACCTGTGACCCCACCAACGTGTGTCCCGACAACACCACCTGCTGCAAGACAGCGTCAGGAGGCTGGGCCTGCTGCCCCTTGCctgag GCTGTTTGCTGTGAGGACCACGAGCACTGTTGCCCCCATGGCAGCACCTGTGACCTGGCTACCTTCACATGTGATGGCCCCTCAGGGACAGAGCCCATGGTGGTGAAGGTGCCCGCCCTCACAACCCAGGCACCTGATCATGAGGAGGCACCCGCAGACCACCAGGGGGTGCAGATGGACGACATGGAGCTGCCTACAGAGGATGATGACAGTGAGGAAGACGAGGAGTTGCACAGGACACAGTGTGACGCCCACACCAGCTGCCCAAAGGACGCTACCTGCTGCTTTATGAAGTCCACCCAGAAATGGGGCTGCTGCCCACTGCCACAG GCAGTGTGCTGTGCTGATGGAGAGCACTGTTGTCCCAAAGACTACATATGTGATATGAGCAAGACTTCCTGCTCTAAGGGTGGGGTGGTGATCCCATGGTACAACAAGCTGGCAGCTGAGCAAGATGACAGTGCCCTCACTGCCCCCCTCTCTGTGAAGTGTGACACCCAGAACAGATGCCCTGAAGGCTCCAGCTGCTGCCAACTTTCCACAGGACAGTGGGGCTGCTGCCCCCTGCgcaag GCTGTGTGCTGTGCAGATGAGGAGCACTGCTGTCCACAGGGCTACAGCTGTAACATGGGCTCAGGGACTTGCCAAAAGCTCATGTTTCTTCAGTTCCAGACGGTACCCCTAACTCGGGTGTCTGCGCCTGAGCCCCCGACCCCACAGGAGAAGGAAATCCACTGTGGGGGGCCGTTTGTCTGCAATAATGAGGAGACATGCTGCAAGGTCTCCGCCACTACATGGGCCTGCTGTCCCGTTCCAAAT GCGGTGTGCTGCAGTGACATGAAGCACTGCTGCACTACAGGCTACACCTGTGGTGAGGGAGGGTCCTGCACCCAGTCCACTGGCTTCAAATGGGACCACTGGCAGGTGTTCTTCTCCAACAAGAAGAGAGCCCTGCGTGTGTGA